One segment of Falco peregrinus isolate bFalPer1 chromosome 4, bFalPer1.pri, whole genome shotgun sequence DNA contains the following:
- the POU1F1 gene encoding pituitary-specific positive transcription factor 1 isoform X1 has translation MTCQAFASSDTFVPLNSDSSPSLPLIMHHSAAECLPVSNHATNVVSTVLSVLSLIQPPICSCIRFAVTTLGNSLAGLHYSVPSCHYGNQPSTYGVMAGIKPATPEMLSASLSQSRILQTCSMPHPNVVNSVSTLQSNLTPCLYKFPEHALSASSCALGHGFTPIHQSLLTDDPAAADFKQEFRRKSKSVEEPVDMDSPEIRELEKFANEFKLRRIKLGYTQTNVGEALAAVHGSEFSQTTICRFENLQLSFKNACKLKSILSKWLEEAEQVGALYNEKVGVNERKRKRRTTISIAAKEALERHFGEQSKPSSQEIMRMAEGLNLEKEVVRVWFCNRRQREKRVKTSLHQNTFSSIIKEHHECR, from the exons ATGACTTGCCAAGCGTTTGCTTCATCTGACACCTTTGTACCCTTGAATTCTGactcttctccctctctgcctctGATAATGCATCACAGCGCTGCAGAGTGCCTGCCGGTTTCTAACCATGCCACCAATGTTGTGTCAA CGGTCCTATCTGTTTTGTCTTTGATCCAACCTCCTATATGCTCCTGTATCCGCTTTGCCGTGACGACCCTGGGAAACTCTTTGGCAGGCCTTCATTACTCTGTGCCTTCCTGTCATTATGGAAACCAACCGTCTACCTACGGGGTGATGGCAG GCATCAAGCCTGCAACTCCAGAGATGCTATCAGCAAGTCTCTCCCAGAGTCGCATCTTACAGACATGCAGCATGCCGCATCCCAATGTGGTGAACAGCGTCAGCACCTTGCAAAGCAA CCTGACCCCCTGCCTTTATAAATTCCCGGAGCACGCCCTGAGTGCCAGCTCCTGCGCCCTGGGCCACGGCTTCACACCCATCCACCAGTCCCTCCTGACAGACGACCCCGCTGCCGCAGACTTCAAGCAGGAGTTCCGCAGGAAAAGCAAGTCTGTCGAAGAGCCCGTCGACATGGACTCCCCTGAAATCAGGGAGCTGGAGAAATTTGCTAATGAATTTAAGCTGCGGAGAATTAAGCTGG GTTATACACAAACCAATGTTGGAGAAGCACTGGCTGCTGTGCACGGCTCTGAATTCAGCCAAACTACTATCTGCCGGTTTGAAAACTTGCAGCTGAGTTTTAAGAACGCGTGCAAACTGAAATCGATCCTGTCCAAGTGGCTGGAGGAAGCAGAACAAGTAGGAG ctTTATACAATGAAAAAGTTGGAGTGAACGAGCGGAAGAGGAAGCGCAGAACCACCATAAG TATCGCTGCCAAAGAAGCCCTAGAGAGGCACTTTGGAGAACAAAGTAAGCCTTCTTCTCAGGAAATTATGAGGATGGCTGAGGGGCTCAATCTTGAGAAAGAAGTTGTGCGAGTTTGGTTTTGCAACAgaagacaaagggaaaaaagagtgaAGACAAGTTTACATCAGAACACCTTTAGTTCTATTATCAAGGAGCATCATGAATGCCGGTAA
- the POU1F1 gene encoding pituitary-specific positive transcription factor 1 isoform X2, whose protein sequence is MTCQAFASSDTFVPLNSDSSPSLPLIMHHSAAECLPVSNHATNVVSTGLHYSVPSCHYGNQPSTYGVMAGIKPATPEMLSASLSQSRILQTCSMPHPNVVNSVSTLQSNLTPCLYKFPEHALSASSCALGHGFTPIHQSLLTDDPAAADFKQEFRRKSKSVEEPVDMDSPEIRELEKFANEFKLRRIKLGYTQTNVGEALAAVHGSEFSQTTICRFENLQLSFKNACKLKSILSKWLEEAEQVGALYNEKVGVNERKRKRRTTISIAAKEALERHFGEQSKPSSQEIMRMAEGLNLEKEVVRVWFCNRRQREKRVKTSLHQNTFSSIIKEHHECR, encoded by the exons ATGACTTGCCAAGCGTTTGCTTCATCTGACACCTTTGTACCCTTGAATTCTGactcttctccctctctgcctctGATAATGCATCACAGCGCTGCAGAGTGCCTGCCGGTTTCTAACCATGCCACCAATGTTGTGTCAACAG GCCTTCATTACTCTGTGCCTTCCTGTCATTATGGAAACCAACCGTCTACCTACGGGGTGATGGCAG GCATCAAGCCTGCAACTCCAGAGATGCTATCAGCAAGTCTCTCCCAGAGTCGCATCTTACAGACATGCAGCATGCCGCATCCCAATGTGGTGAACAGCGTCAGCACCTTGCAAAGCAA CCTGACCCCCTGCCTTTATAAATTCCCGGAGCACGCCCTGAGTGCCAGCTCCTGCGCCCTGGGCCACGGCTTCACACCCATCCACCAGTCCCTCCTGACAGACGACCCCGCTGCCGCAGACTTCAAGCAGGAGTTCCGCAGGAAAAGCAAGTCTGTCGAAGAGCCCGTCGACATGGACTCCCCTGAAATCAGGGAGCTGGAGAAATTTGCTAATGAATTTAAGCTGCGGAGAATTAAGCTGG GTTATACACAAACCAATGTTGGAGAAGCACTGGCTGCTGTGCACGGCTCTGAATTCAGCCAAACTACTATCTGCCGGTTTGAAAACTTGCAGCTGAGTTTTAAGAACGCGTGCAAACTGAAATCGATCCTGTCCAAGTGGCTGGAGGAAGCAGAACAAGTAGGAG ctTTATACAATGAAAAAGTTGGAGTGAACGAGCGGAAGAGGAAGCGCAGAACCACCATAAG TATCGCTGCCAAAGAAGCCCTAGAGAGGCACTTTGGAGAACAAAGTAAGCCTTCTTCTCAGGAAATTATGAGGATGGCTGAGGGGCTCAATCTTGAGAAAGAAGTTGTGCGAGTTTGGTTTTGCAACAgaagacaaagggaaaaaagagtgaAGACAAGTTTACATCAGAACACCTTTAGTTCTATTATCAAGGAGCATCATGAATGCCGGTAA